In Brettanomyces bruxellensis chromosome 8, complete sequence, a genomic segment contains:
- the FOL2 gene encoding GTP cyclohydrolase I — MEKSHRDHIDKELDKHLNELNISNDSSHEDNTSSFASATNVTSGTQQRHSTSPLSRSIRPSPYGNGNGSESRYSSCSNFYNDENTDNIAYEQHSSVHDLLYQPKPLRDQKNRPISTPLNTRPASPYTLNPTIDADGLSWPSIGARKRIDSTPEEAEQRLKKIEGAIKTIITELGEDVNREGMIRTPERYAKAMLFFTKGYEDNIKDVINQAVFEEDHDEMVIVKDIQIYSLCEHHLVPFYGKVHIGYIPNKRVLGLSKLARLAEMYARRFQVQERLTKQIALALSQILHPRGVAVVIEATHMCMVSRGIQKTGALTCTSSMLGCFRSQQKTRDEFLSLLNRKTTV, encoded by the coding sequence ATGGAAAAATCACATAGAGATCATATCGATAAGGAGCTTGATAAGCATCTAAACGAGCtcaatatttcaaatgatAGCTCTCATGAAGATAACACATCCTCTTTTGCATCTGCAACAAATGTGACCTCAGGAACTCAACAGAGACATTCAACTTCACCACTTTCTAGATCTATAAGACCAAGTCCATATGGAAATGGAAACGGTTCTGAATCGAGATATTCATCTTGCTCCAACTTTTACAACGATGAAAACACAGACAACATTGCTTATGAGCAGCATTCATCCGTTCATGATTTGCTCTATCAACCAAAGCCACTTagagatcaaaaaaatcGCCCTATAAGTACACCTTTGAACACGAGACCGGCTTCACCTTACACCTTAAACCCAACAATAGATGCTGATGGCCTTTCATGGCCTTCAATTGGTGCTAGGAAGCGTATTGATAGTACACCAGAGGAAGCCGAACaaagattgaaaaaaatcgaAGGTGCCATAAAAACCATTATTACCGAGTTGGGTGAGGATGTTAATAGAGAAGGTATGATAAGGACACCTGAGAGATACGCAAAGGCAATGCTCTTTTTTACAAAAGGTTATGAGGATAATATCAAAGATGTTATTAACCAAGCTGTATTCGAGGAGGATCACGATGAGATGGTTATTGTCAAAGATATTCAGATATACTCTCTGTGTGAGCATCACCTTGTTCCTTTCTATGGAAAGGTTCATATTGGTTACATTCCAAACAAGCGTGTGCTTGGGCTAAGTAAGCTTGCTAGATTGGCGGAAATGTATGCCAGACGTTTTCAAGTGCAAGAAAGGTTAACAAAGCAGATTGCCTTAGCTTTGAGTCAAATACTTCATCCTAGAGGGGTGGCGGTTGTCATAGAAGCAACACATATGTGCATGGTTAGCAGAGGAATTCAGAAGACAGGTGCTTTAACATGTACCAGTAGTATGTTAGGATGCTTCCGCTCACAACAGAAAACTAGAGATGAATTTCTCTCCCTACTAAATAGAAAGACCACTGTTTAA
- the HAS1 gene encoding ATP-dependent RNA helicase (BUSCO:EOG09261F73), producing the protein MARTAVKRKSKGESQSTSKKPKVSTTNNSAEDSDTDKVVEKIDQEYSDVEKLLEKENNIKASKDTKDSKVGNAAAEVKNESSVTKPEKHDNDAVTTEKFSDLKMSEPTLQGIKDMGFTTMTEVQSKTIPVLLTGKDVLGAAKTGSGKTLAFLIPAIELLYSLKFKPRNGTGAIVITPTRELALQIFGVARELMAHHSQTLGIVIGGANRRQEAEKLAKGVNLLIATPGRLLDHLQNTRGFVFKNLRTLIFDEADRILEIGFEDEIRQIVKILPNEDRQTMLFSATQTTKVEDLARAALKKAPVYINVSERKEAATVSGLEQGYVVCESDQRFLLLFSFLKRNMRKKKIIVFFSSCNCVKYFAELLNYIDIPALSLHGKQKQQKRTNTFFEFCNAKRGILLSTDVAARGLDIPDVDWIIQYDPPDDPRDYIHRVGRTARGTKGKGKSLMFLIPQELGFLRYLKAAKVPLNEYEFPPSKIANIQSQLEKLIKNNYWLHQAAKDGYRAYLQAYASHHLKTVYKVDKLDLVKVGRSFGFSVPPKVNITIGSSTSKPKSHKRKRYN; encoded by the coding sequence ATGGCAAGAACTGCAGTCAAGAGAAAGTCTAAGGGTGAGTCCCAGAGTACCTCCAAAAAGCCAAAGGTTTCCACTACCAACAATTCAGCAGAGGATTCAGATACTGATAaagttgttgaaaagaTTGATCAGGAGTATTCTGATGTGGAAAAACTTCtagagaaagagaataatATAAAAGCAAGCAAAGATACCAAAGATAGTAAGGTTGGCAATGCTGCTGCAGAGGTTAAAAATGAATCTAGTGTCACAAAGCCAGAAAAGCATGATAACGATGCTGTCACAACTGAGAAATTTTCAGATCTAAAGATGTCAGAGCCAACACTGCAAGGTATCAAGGATATGGGTTTTACCACAATGACAGAGGTTCAGTCTAAGACTATTCCGGTGTTACTTACAGGTAAAGATGTTTTAGGTGCCGCCAAGACTGGATCTGGAAAAACTTTGGCCTTCCTAATACCTGCTATTGAATTGTTGTATTCCTTGAAGTTTAAGCCAAGAAATGGAACAGGAGCTATTGTTATTACTCCAACAAGGGAGTTGGctcttcaaatatttggtGTCGCTCGTGAATTAATGGCACATCATTCGCAGACATTGGGAATTGTCATAGGTGGTGCCAACAGAAGACAGGAGGCTGAAAAATTAGCAAAGGGTGTCAACCTTTTGATTGCAACCCCTGGTAGATTGTTGGATCATTTGCAAAATACTAGAGGTTTCGTGTTCAAGAATTTGAGAACTCTTATTTTTGACGAGGCCGATCGTATCTTGGAAATTGGTTTCGAGGATGAAATCCGACAAATTGTCAAGATTCTCCCAAACGAAGATCGTCAGACTATGCTTTTCTCTGCAACACAGACGACTAAAGTTGAGGACTTGGCTCGTGctgctttgaaaaaagcTCCTGTGTACATTAATGTgagtgaaagaaaagaagccGCTACTGTTTCTGGTCTTGAGCAAGGTTATGTTGTTTGTGAGTCTGACCAGCGTTTTCTGTTATTGTTCTCGTTCctcaaaagaaatatgcgcaaaaagaagattatAGTCTTTTTTTCGTCATGTAACTGTGTGAAATACTTTGCAGAGCTTTTGAATTATATTGATATTCCCGCTTTATCGTTGCATGGCAAgcaaaagcagcaaaagCGTACAAACACATTCTTTGAGTTTTGCAATGCAAAGCGTGGCATTTTGCTTTCAACAGATGTGGCTGCAAGAGGTTTAGATATTCCAGACGTTGATTGGATTATTCAGTATGATCCTCCAGATGATCCAAGAGACTATATTCATAGAGTTGGTAGGACTGCTAGAGGTACAAAGGGTAAAGGTAAATCTTTAATGTTTCTTATACCTCAAGAGTTAGGTTTCCTTCGATATTTGAAAGCCGCAAAAGTTCCATTGAATGAATATGAGTTTCCACCAAGTAAGATAGCCAATATACAGTCACAGTTAGAGAAGCTTATCAAGAATAATTATTGGCTTCATCAAGCTGCTAAGGACGGTTATAGAGCATATTTACAAGCATATGCATCTCATCATTTGAAAACTGTGTACAAGGTCGATAAATTGGATCTTGTGAAAGTGGGACGCTCGTTTGGATTTTCTGTGCCACCTAAAGTTAACATCACAATTGGGTCAAGCACATCAAAGCCAAAGTCACAcaagagaaagagataCAATTAA